A genomic stretch from Theobroma cacao cultivar B97-61/B2 chromosome 4, Criollo_cocoa_genome_V2, whole genome shotgun sequence includes:
- the LOC18602990 gene encoding FRIGIDA-like protein 4a: MGSIPDPGELTELTHPSFDEFQRQTSLMTSCTLLWKELSDHINSLEQNLVRQSEALKRKIETLDSETKASLDSLKKREHSIEDSVKIALDRVEFHTKAALKTLSDDVEDNPDGEVDDGDGLLQLLKSTCLKMEAKEFWNFVTGKKKEIDLLREKIPAALSECVDPARFVMEAISEVFPVDKRGNERGNDLGWACVLILESLIPVVVDPVIGKSRMLVTPSVKEKAKEIAETWKKSLEERGGIENVKTPDVHTFLQHLVTFGIVKKEDLELYRKLVVGSAWRKQMPKLAVSLGLGDKMPDMIEELVSKGQQLDAVHFTYEVGLVDKFPPVPLLKAFLRDAKKAASSILEDPSNAGRAAQLAARKEQSALRAVIKCIEEYKLEAEFPPENLKKRLEQLEKTKTEKRKAAAVPANKRTRASNGGPMPPAKAGRLMNAYVSSFPAPPTFVRSPSHTQYPAAVPAYPSPPAMYGSRSPPTNPYAYSPEAAPPPLSGSYPGAPMNYPAYGGYGNGLAPAYQQAYYR; encoded by the exons ATGGGGTCGATCCCCGATCCGGGCGAGTTGACAGAGTTAACTCATCCGAGTTTCGACGAGTTCCAGCGTCAAACGTCTCTGATGACGAGCTGCACTCTCCTCTGGAAAGAACTCTCCGATCACATCAACTCACTCGAGCAAAACCTGGTGAGACAATCGGAGGCCTTAAAACGCAAAATTGAAACACTAGACTCGGAAACCAAGGCCTCACTCGACTCACTCAAGAAGCGCGAACACAGCATCGAGGACAGCGTGAAGATCGCACTCGACCGAGTCGAGTTCCACACAAAAGCCGCCCTGAAAACCCTTAGCGACGACGTTGAAGACAATCCTGATGGCGAGGTCGACGACGGGGACGGTCTTTTGCAACTCCTAAAATCAACGTGCTTAAAAATGGAAGCTAAAGAGTTCTGGAACTTCGTGACtggcaaaaagaaagaaattgactTGCTAAGGGAGAAAATTCCGGCAGCTTTATCAGAATGTGTTGATCCGGCCAGGTTCGTTATGGAGGCGATATCGGAGGTATTTCCGGTGGATAAAAGAGGGAATGAGAGAGGAAATGATTTAGGATGGGCTTGTGTTTTAATTCTGGAAAGCTTGATTCCGGTGGTGGTTGATCCGGTGATCGGAAAGTCGAGGATGCTGGTTACGCCGAGTGTGAAGGAGAAGGCAAAAGAAATCGCAGAGACGTGGAAAAAGAGCCTTGAAGAGAGAGGAGGGATTGAGAATGTGAAGACTCCGGATGTTCATACTTTTCTGCAACATTTGGTTACGTTTGGGATTGTTAAGAAAGAGGATCTGGAGCTTTATAGGAAGCTTGTTGTTGGTTCTGCCTGGAGGAAACAAATGCCTAAACTTGCCGTTTCGCTTGGCCTCGGTGACAAAATGCCTG ACATGATTGAAGAATTGGTCAGTAAGGGACAGCAGCTTGATGCAGTTCATTTCACTTATGAAGTTGGCCTTGTAGACAAGTTCCCTCCTGTACCCCTGCTCAAAGCTTTCCTGAGGGATGCAAAGAAAGCTGCGTCTTCTATTTTAGAAGATCCCAGTAATGCCGGCCGGGCTGCG CAACTTGCTGCACGCAAGGAGCAATCAGCACTTCGGGCTGTCATCAAGTGCATTGAAGAGTACAAACTTGAGGCTGAGTTTCCACCTGAAAACCTCAAGAAACGCCTTGAACAGCTAGAGAAGACCAAGACTGAGAAGAGGAAGGCAGCTGCAGTCCCTGCTAATAAGCGAACGCGGGCTAGTAATGGCGGTCCTATGCCTCCAGCTAAAGCTGGCCGTTTGATGAATGCATATGTCTCATCCTTTCCTGCACCTCCTACATTTGTTAGGTCTCCTTCACACACTCAATACCCTGCAGCAGTCCCAGCATACCCATCCCCACCTGCCATGTATGGAAGCAGGAGCCCACCGACCAATCCCTATGCTTATTCACCAGAAGCAGCGCCTCCTCCCCTTTCTGGTTCTTACCCTGGTGCTCCCATGAACTATCCTGCATATGGGGGTTATGGCAATGGTTTGGCACCAGCTTATCAGCAGGCTTACTACCGATAG